In Marinomonas posidonica IVIA-Po-181, a single window of DNA contains:
- a CDS encoding DeoR/GlpR family DNA-binding transcription regulator, translating to MHEIERHRVILSEVESRPIVTVTHLADVLGASEATVRRDIASLDQEGRLRRVRGGAEAINPPSDVSLLGRPYSVSQTINMDVKRSIAKAAVELLSDNMSIMISGGTTTAAMSEYMRSLKLQVLTNSFSIADQLIKKSKCSVTVPSGKIHREQNIILSPFPSDISNHTYADILFIGAYGVNSHGVMETDPQIVQAVMKLINRADQRVLLVDSSKFQNRSSMVICPLSQIDIVITDDGIDNKSKEVIQSAGCRLIIVEKQKQ from the coding sequence ATGCACGAAATTGAAAGGCACAGAGTAATCCTGTCAGAAGTAGAATCTCGTCCTATTGTGACGGTGACGCATCTAGCCGATGTGCTAGGGGCATCAGAAGCTACAGTGCGTAGGGACATTGCTTCTCTTGATCAGGAAGGAAGGTTACGACGAGTGCGAGGTGGGGCAGAAGCCATCAACCCACCTTCGGATGTCAGCTTACTAGGGCGGCCATATTCAGTCAGTCAAACAATTAATATGGATGTAAAGCGAAGCATCGCAAAAGCGGCCGTAGAGTTATTGTCGGACAATATGTCAATTATGATCAGTGGTGGTACAACCACAGCGGCTATGTCTGAGTATATGCGTAGTTTGAAGTTGCAGGTGCTGACGAACTCATTTTCGATTGCGGATCAGCTGATAAAAAAGAGTAAGTGCAGCGTGACGGTGCCGAGTGGCAAAATTCATCGGGAACAGAACATCATTTTGAGTCCCTTTCCGAGTGATATTTCCAATCATACCTACGCAGACATTTTGTTTATCGGTGCCTATGGTGTGAATTCTCACGGTGTAATGGAGACAGATCCACAAATCGTACAAGCGGTGATGAAACTGATAAATCGAGCTGATCAGCGGGTGCTTTTGGTCGATAGTTCAAAGTTTCAAAATCGATCAAGTATGGTCATTTGTCCTCTGTCTCAGATAGACATCGTCATTACGGACGATGGTATAGATAACAAGAGTAAAGAAGTGATTCAATCGGCAGGTTGTCGTTTGATCATAGTGGAAAAACAAAAACAATAA
- the rhaS gene encoding rhamnose ABC transporter substrate-binding protein gives MKTKLITVLLACATLFTSGAYAADQVRVALLVKALGIGFFEAAYRGAEEASKELGDVKIIYTGPTSTTAEGQIEIINSLIAQRVDAIAVSANDADALVPSLRKAQQRGIKVISWDSGVGKAGRQIHLNPSSNSLIGEMNIQLAAAAIKVKGKSSGTFAILSATPTSTNQNIWIGEMKKSLSKFPSLTLVDTVYGDDLADKSFREATALIKNHPDLDVIVAPTTVGILAAAQAVSDMGLTGKVYVTGLGLPSELAGHVHSGAIHSFAIWNPIDLGYSATMLAYNLVKGKGSKTEVPMGRMGTLEVDDNGDGAMAKPFIYDASNVDQFSSIF, from the coding sequence ATGAAAACGAAACTCATCACAGTGTTGCTGGCTTGTGCCACTCTTTTTACCTCTGGTGCGTATGCCGCCGATCAGGTCCGAGTTGCGCTCTTAGTAAAGGCTTTGGGGATTGGCTTTTTTGAAGCGGCCTATCGTGGCGCTGAAGAGGCCAGTAAAGAGCTTGGGGATGTTAAAATTATATACACAGGCCCGACGTCAACTACGGCGGAAGGTCAGATTGAAATCATCAATTCTTTGATCGCTCAACGTGTTGATGCCATTGCCGTGTCAGCGAATGATGCCGATGCTCTGGTGCCTTCCCTAAGAAAAGCCCAACAACGCGGTATTAAAGTCATTTCTTGGGATTCAGGCGTTGGTAAAGCCGGTCGACAAATCCATCTAAACCCTTCTAGTAACAGCTTGATTGGCGAAATGAACATACAACTTGCTGCCGCTGCGATTAAAGTCAAAGGCAAATCGTCTGGTACTTTCGCTATCTTAAGTGCGACACCCACCTCGACCAATCAGAATATCTGGATTGGTGAAATGAAAAAATCCCTTAGCAAATTCCCTAGTCTAACATTGGTTGATACCGTGTATGGCGATGACTTAGCGGATAAGAGTTTCCGTGAAGCAACCGCCTTGATTAAAAATCACCCTGACCTAGACGTCATCGTAGCACCAACCACAGTCGGTATTTTGGCGGCCGCGCAAGCCGTGAGCGACATGGGCTTGACGGGAAAAGTTTATGTCACAGGCTTAGGCTTACCATCTGAATTAGCGGGTCATGTACACAGTGGGGCCATTCACAGTTTTGCAATTTGGAATCCAATTGATCTTGGCTACTCGGCCACTATGCTGGCTTACAACCTGGTGAAAGGTAAAGGAAGCAAAACCGAAGTGCCAATGGGGCGTATGGGAACACTTGAAGTCGACGACAATGGTGACGGTGCGATGGCAAAACCCTTTATCTATGATGCGTCTAACGTTGATCAATTCTCTTCTATCTTTTAG
- a CDS encoding sugar ABC transporter ATP-binding protein, translated as MKDAIFSLKKVSKVFPGVKALDCVDLYLYPGQVTALIGENGAGKSTLVKTMTGIYQPDGGEIIFNGQPVQFHSPHDSHALGITAIHQETVLFDDLTVAENIFLGNYPMKKRGLTRYLSIDWSTMVTRSQEILSSIKADMDPNQVLRELSIGQKHMVGIARALSIDAKVVILDEPTAALSHHEIQELYELVNTLKQQGKAILFITHKFDEIFALADRYTVFRDGCYVAEGLIEDTNEASLVEMMVARSIEATYPKKDVEIGETLLEVSHMCHATEFDNISFSLKKGEILGVYGLVGSGRTEVMQALFGTTQHVTGMVKMNGKEVIIHSPKEAIDNGIVYVPEERQKQGVVLELPIYQNISLPQMEALVKQGQIDQEGEMRLARQYCERLQVKASSWDEKVMNLSGGNQQKVVIAKWLATNPKVIILDEPTKGIDIGSKAAVHEFMSELVEAGLSVIMVSSELPEILGMSDRILVMNEGLMVGELSRMNATPEKVVSLATGGSLAC; from the coding sequence ATGAAGGATGCAATTTTTAGTCTGAAAAAGGTGAGCAAGGTCTTTCCTGGTGTCAAAGCACTGGACTGTGTTGACCTTTACCTTTATCCCGGTCAAGTTACGGCGTTGATTGGTGAAAATGGTGCGGGTAAATCGACCCTAGTTAAAACCATGACAGGCATTTATCAGCCCGATGGCGGGGAGATTATCTTTAACGGCCAGCCTGTACAGTTTCATTCTCCTCATGATTCCCATGCTCTGGGCATTACAGCGATCCATCAGGAAACTGTGTTGTTTGATGACCTGACTGTGGCGGAGAATATTTTCCTCGGTAATTACCCCATGAAAAAAAGGGGGCTAACTCGATATCTTTCTATTGATTGGTCGACCATGGTGACGCGATCCCAAGAGATATTGTCGTCCATTAAAGCGGATATGGATCCGAATCAAGTTCTACGAGAACTCAGCATTGGTCAAAAGCACATGGTGGGGATTGCCCGTGCTCTGTCGATTGATGCCAAAGTGGTGATCTTAGATGAACCAACGGCGGCCTTGTCTCACCATGAAATTCAAGAATTGTATGAACTCGTGAATACCCTAAAACAGCAAGGGAAAGCGATACTCTTTATTACTCATAAATTTGATGAAATTTTCGCCCTAGCGGATCGTTACACTGTGTTTCGCGATGGTTGTTACGTGGCTGAAGGGCTCATTGAGGATACCAATGAAGCGTCCTTGGTCGAGATGATGGTGGCGCGAAGTATCGAAGCCACTTATCCGAAAAAAGACGTAGAGATTGGCGAGACATTGCTAGAAGTGAGCCATATGTGCCATGCCACTGAGTTCGACAACATCAGCTTTAGTTTGAAAAAAGGCGAAATTCTTGGCGTTTATGGTTTAGTCGGTTCTGGTCGGACTGAAGTCATGCAAGCCTTGTTTGGTACTACGCAACACGTGACTGGTATGGTCAAAATGAATGGCAAGGAAGTGATCATTCACTCACCTAAAGAGGCAATAGATAACGGTATTGTGTATGTGCCAGAAGAGCGTCAGAAGCAAGGTGTCGTGTTGGAATTACCTATCTATCAGAACATCAGTTTGCCGCAGATGGAAGCGTTAGTAAAACAGGGGCAAATAGATCAAGAAGGTGAGATGCGATTGGCTCGTCAATATTGTGAACGTTTACAAGTGAAAGCCTCTAGCTGGGACGAGAAAGTGATGAATTTATCGGGCGGGAATCAGCAAAAGGTGGTGATTGCCAAATGGCTTGCCACCAACCCTAAAGTCATCATTCTGGATGAACCAACCAAGGGCATTGATATTGGTTCGAAAGCTGCCGTACATGAATTCATGTCCGAGCTGGTGGAAGCTGGCTTGTCGGTGATTATGGTGTCGTCAGAATTGCCAGAAATTCTGGGAATGTCAGATCGTATTTTGGTCATGAATGAAGGCCTAATGGTTGGTGAATTGTCACGGATGAACGCCACACCGGAAAAAGTGGTTTCCCTGGCGACCGGAGGTAGTTTGGCATGTTAA
- a CDS encoding ABC transporter permease, whose protein sequence is MLKRFIHSREGILSLIVLAMFFCVGAISPDFISLSNSIGIFNDTAILIMLALGQMLVILTRCIDLSVAANVAFTGMLVAMVNQAFPDINMALLIFLSLIVGAFLGAINGMFVWLLKVPSIVITLGTMSIYRGATFLLSDGAWVNSHQMSESFIGLPRFEILSIPVLGWTAIAAIILAFWTMTFSVWGRNFYSAGGNPMAAFYSGVNVGKVQFYGFLVSGTLAGLCGYFWVSRFAVAYVDVANGFELQVIAACVIGGVSIVGGLGTVIGCVIGALFIGVVNNALPIIGVSPFWQMAISGTVIIIAVIVNASSNRDKARIILRKPDQSSGSVSTQSH, encoded by the coding sequence ATGTTAAAGCGTTTTATCCATTCTCGCGAAGGCATATTGAGCCTGATTGTATTGGCGATGTTTTTTTGTGTCGGGGCGATTAGTCCAGACTTCATTAGTCTATCGAACAGTATTGGTATTTTTAACGATACGGCCATTTTGATCATGTTGGCGTTAGGTCAAATGCTGGTGATATTGACCCGTTGTATCGACCTTTCCGTCGCGGCCAATGTGGCCTTTACCGGCATGCTGGTGGCCATGGTGAATCAGGCGTTTCCAGACATCAATATGGCCTTGTTGATTTTTTTATCCTTGATCGTTGGCGCTTTTTTAGGGGCCATTAATGGCATGTTTGTTTGGTTATTAAAAGTCCCTTCTATCGTCATTACCCTTGGCACCATGAGTATCTATCGTGGGGCGACGTTTTTGTTGTCGGATGGAGCTTGGGTGAACTCCCACCAAATGAGTGAGTCTTTTATTGGGCTACCTCGTTTTGAGATTTTGTCGATACCGGTACTGGGCTGGACGGCAATCGCCGCGATCATTTTGGCTTTCTGGACGATGACATTCAGTGTTTGGGGACGCAATTTTTATTCTGCGGGTGGCAACCCAATGGCGGCTTTTTATTCTGGGGTGAACGTGGGCAAAGTGCAGTTTTACGGGTTTTTGGTGTCTGGAACCTTGGCCGGTTTGTGCGGCTATTTTTGGGTCTCACGTTTTGCCGTTGCGTATGTGGATGTGGCAAATGGTTTTGAGTTGCAGGTGATTGCGGCTTGCGTAATTGGTGGGGTCAGTATCGTTGGTGGGTTGGGCACAGTCATAGGCTGTGTGATTGGTGCGCTATTTATTGGTGTGGTGAATAACGCCTTGCCGATTATTGGTGTTTCGCCTTTTTGGCAAATGGCCATTTCAGGCACCGTCATCATTATTGCGGTCATTGTGAATGCGTCATCGAATAGAGATAAAGCACGAATCATACTGCGTAAACCGGATCAATCTTCCGGTTCAGTGTCGACACAATCACATTAA